A single genomic interval of Flavihumibacter rivuli harbors:
- a CDS encoding pyridoxal phosphate-dependent aminotransferase: protein MSNPIARREWLKQSALAAFGLSFSFKSLGGEDYLPRYWGSEQGLLNLGSNENPYGLSPAAKQAIADMINSAHRYQYNIPSLQNFKKELATFYGVTPDHLLVTPGSGEALNLLARAYSQGDLVTANPTFGILPNTAKKIGVNVKEIALDGAKVHDLGAMMKAIDTKTSHVYICNPANPTGTVLKPAELRQFCQEASKQATVTIDEAYIDFLDAPYNESMVSLINDNKNIVIVRTFSKIHAMAGMRVGFVMAHPDTIKALAANHFNNANFCMSALSMTAAQASLKDLAHSKLSKEKNAAARDFTISELEKLGFRCTPSFTNFIFFNLRNYQGDFAKDMLAKNVLLRSSEQPDGKYCRVSVGTMEEMQSFIKLMKAVKA, encoded by the coding sequence ATGTCCAATCCAATCGCCCGCCGCGAGTGGCTGAAACAAAGCGCCCTGGCAGCATTCGGCCTGAGCTTTTCCTTTAAGTCCCTTGGCGGTGAAGACTACCTGCCCCGCTATTGGGGAAGCGAACAAGGACTGCTCAACCTGGGCTCCAACGAAAACCCTTATGGCCTCTCCCCTGCAGCCAAACAAGCCATAGCGGATATGATCAATTCCGCCCACCGATACCAGTATAATATCCCATCCCTGCAGAACTTCAAGAAAGAACTGGCCACCTTCTATGGCGTCACCCCTGATCACTTACTGGTAACACCCGGTTCCGGGGAAGCCCTCAACCTATTGGCAAGAGCCTACAGCCAGGGAGACCTGGTAACAGCCAATCCAACCTTTGGCATACTTCCCAACACCGCTAAAAAGATCGGCGTAAACGTAAAGGAGATCGCACTGGATGGCGCGAAAGTGCATGACCTGGGTGCCATGATGAAGGCCATCGACACCAAGACCTCCCATGTTTATATCTGTAACCCTGCCAACCCTACGGGCACGGTGCTGAAACCTGCTGAGCTCAGGCAATTCTGCCAGGAGGCCAGCAAGCAGGCAACTGTCACCATTGACGAAGCCTATATTGATTTCCTGGATGCGCCCTACAACGAATCCATGGTGTCGCTGATCAATGACAACAAGAATATCGTCATCGTGAGGACATTTTCCAAGATCCATGCCATGGCCGGGATGCGTGTTGGCTTTGTAATGGCACACCCGGACACTATCAAGGCCCTTGCAGCCAACCATTTTAACAACGCCAATTTCTGTATGAGCGCCCTGTCCATGACAGCCGCCCAAGCCAGCCTGAAAGACCTCGCCCACAGCAAGCTGAGTAAGGAAAAGAATGCTGCAGCACGCGACTTTACCATCAGCGAACTGGAAAAACTTGGTTTCAGGTGCACGCCTTCCTTTACCAACTTCATATTCTTCAACCTCCGAAACTACCAGGGTGATTTTGCCAAGGATATGCTGGCCAAGAATGTATTGCTGCGATCCAGTGAACAGCCGGACGGCAAGTATTGCCGGGTTAGCGTAGGTACTATGGAGGAGATGCAAAGTTTTATCAAGCTCATGAAAGCAGTCAAAGCCTGA
- a CDS encoding TolB family protein, which yields MVRLNANRWIGLLGLACIGLAGLSSFMNKRETGKPVIHVADTVQYPDETHFTNIRQLTFGGDNAEAYFSYDGKYLVFQKTNPKEGINCDQIFIGKLPTSPNEPFTPKMVSPGKGRTTCAYFLPDGKHIIYASTHLGGTDCPPVPDRSKYGNRYIWPLYDSYDIFMADTNGVIVKQLTNAKGYDAEATLSPDGKKMVYTSDKDGDLELYIMDLKTGKEKRITNTLGYDGGAWFSRDGKKLIWRASRPSTEEEVKEYKSLLAEHLVAPTRMEVFTANIDGSEMKQVTNLGQANWAPVFMPDSKKIVFASNHEYKRGFPFNLYMMDGDGSNMVKVSRDKGFDAFAMFSYDGKKLVFCSNRNNGGTRDTNIFVADWKE from the coding sequence ATGGTACGATTGAATGCGAATAGATGGATCGGATTATTGGGTTTGGCTTGTATTGGCCTGGCAGGATTGAGTTCCTTCATGAATAAAAGGGAAACAGGAAAGCCGGTTATACATGTAGCAGATACGGTTCAGTATCCTGACGAGACCCACTTTACAAATATTCGCCAACTGACCTTTGGCGGCGACAATGCGGAAGCGTATTTCAGTTACGATGGTAAATACCTGGTCTTCCAGAAAACCAACCCGAAGGAAGGGATCAACTGTGACCAGATCTTTATCGGCAAATTACCCACCTCACCCAATGAACCCTTTACGCCCAAAATGGTAAGTCCTGGGAAGGGGCGTACTACCTGCGCTTATTTCCTTCCTGACGGCAAGCATATCATCTATGCCTCTACTCATCTTGGCGGAACTGATTGTCCCCCGGTGCCCGACCGTAGTAAATACGGTAACCGCTATATATGGCCATTGTATGATAGCTATGACATTTTCATGGCTGATACCAACGGTGTCATCGTTAAGCAACTTACCAATGCCAAGGGGTATGATGCCGAAGCTACCCTTTCTCCCGATGGAAAGAAAATGGTCTACACCAGCGACAAGGATGGTGACCTTGAACTTTATATCATGGATTTGAAGACAGGAAAGGAGAAGCGGATCACCAATACCTTGGGCTATGACGGCGGGGCCTGGTTCAGCCGTGATGGTAAGAAACTGATCTGGCGCGCCAGCAGGCCATCTACAGAAGAGGAAGTAAAAGAGTACAAGTCATTGTTGGCCGAACACCTGGTAGCGCCTACCAGGATGGAAGTGTTTACAGCGAATATTGATGGCAGTGAGATGAAACAGGTGACCAACCTGGGGCAGGCCAACTGGGCGCCGGTCTTCATGCCCGACAGCAAGAAGATCGTTTTTGCCTCCAACCATGAATACAAGAGGGGATTCCCATTCAACCTCTACATGATGGATGGCGATGGCTCCAATATGGTAAAAGTAAGTCGCGATAAAGGTTTTGATGCCTTTGCCATGTTCAGCTATGATGGGAAGAAGCTGGTTTTCTGCAGTAACAGGAATAATGGTGGAACCAGGGATACCAATATATTTGTCGCTGACTGGAAGGAATAA
- a CDS encoding GNAT family N-acetyltransferase, producing MQQSQLETERFWLVPVGDSDQDIVFQGLSDPRVTQYYGVSYNSYEATKAQMDFYARHWAEGTGAFWMVVERSSGLRAGVFGGYHFQPQHQKLEIGYWLLPKFWGKGIASEVMPVFLKALIDGFHLHRIEAWVEAGNEASCLLLELSGFVKEGFHKDTEIKNGQFISLMSYALLVNS from the coding sequence ATGCAGCAAAGCCAGTTGGAAACGGAACGGTTCTGGCTCGTCCCGGTGGGGGACAGTGACCAGGATATCGTATTCCAGGGACTCAGTGATCCCCGCGTAACCCAATATTATGGGGTTAGCTACAACAGCTACGAAGCCACAAAGGCCCAGATGGACTTTTATGCCAGGCATTGGGCTGAAGGGACCGGTGCTTTCTGGATGGTGGTGGAAAGGTCATCCGGCCTTAGGGCTGGGGTATTTGGCGGGTATCATTTCCAACCCCAACATCAAAAGCTTGAAATAGGGTATTGGCTCCTGCCTAAATTCTGGGGCAAGGGTATTGCATCCGAAGTAATGCCAGTCTTCCTGAAAGCCCTTATAGATGGATTCCATCTGCACCGGATAGAAGCATGGGTGGAAGCAGGCAATGAAGCCAGTTGTTTGCTGCTGGAGCTTTCCGGATTTGTGAAGGAAGGTTTTCATAAGGATACCGAGATCAAGAACGGCCAATTCATCAGCCTGATGAGTTATGCCTTACTGGTGAATTCCTGA
- a CDS encoding DNA-directed RNA polymerase subunit alpha, with product MAILNFQKPDKIVLQKATDFEAQFEFRPLEPGYGVTIGNALRRVLLSSLEGYAIVGIRIEGAEHEFATIKGVTEDLTEIILNLKQVRFKKVVDTEVSNEKIVLHIKGKTEFTAGMIQEGSQSFQIMNPELLICTMDPSAKLEIELTIGKGRGYVPAEENKVKDAPLGYIPIDSIFTPIKNVKYSVENTRVEQRTDFEKLIMEVATDGTIHPEEAVKQASRILIQHLMIITDENITFDNKEEKKEDLVDEQTLQLRKVLKTPLEDLDLSVRAFNCLKAAKINSLSELVQYEQEDLMKFRNFGQKSLAEIEQVLHERGLSFGMDLAKLGIDKED from the coding sequence ATGGCCATTTTAAACTTTCAGAAACCCGACAAAATCGTTTTGCAAAAGGCAACCGATTTTGAAGCACAATTCGAATTCCGTCCGCTGGAGCCTGGTTACGGTGTAACCATCGGTAATGCCCTGCGCAGGGTACTGCTGAGCTCTTTGGAAGGATACGCAATTGTGGGTATCAGAATTGAAGGGGCTGAACATGAATTCGCTACTATCAAAGGCGTTACGGAAGATCTTACCGAGATCATCCTGAACCTGAAGCAGGTACGCTTCAAAAAGGTGGTGGATACAGAGGTTTCTAACGAAAAGATCGTTCTTCATATCAAAGGCAAGACCGAGTTCACTGCCGGTATGATCCAGGAAGGCTCCCAGAGCTTCCAGATCATGAACCCTGAACTGCTGATCTGCACTATGGATCCTTCCGCTAAGCTGGAGATCGAACTGACCATCGGTAAAGGCCGTGGTTATGTTCCGGCTGAAGAGAACAAGGTTAAGGATGCTCCCCTGGGCTACATACCCATCGACTCTATCTTCACCCCCATCAAGAACGTGAAGTACAGTGTGGAAAACACCCGTGTTGAGCAGCGTACCGACTTCGAAAAGCTGATCATGGAAGTGGCTACCGATGGTACCATCCATCCTGAAGAAGCTGTTAAGCAGGCTTCACGCATCCTGATCCAGCACCTGATGATCATCACTGATGAGAACATCACTTTCGATAATAAGGAAGAGAAGAAGGAAGACTTGGTAGACGAGCAGACCCTGCAACTGCGCAAGGTGCTGAAGACCCCACTGGAAGACCTCGATCTTTCCGTGCGCGCCTTCAACTGCTTGAAAGCTGCCAAGATCAACTCCCTGAGCGAACTGGTTCAGTACGAGCAGGAAGACCTGATGAAGTTCCGCAACTTCGGTCAGAAGTCACTCGCCGAGATCGAGCAGGTGCTCCACGAGCGCGGCCTGAGCTTTGGTATGGACCTGGCCAAGCTGGGAATCGATAAAGAAGATTAA
- the infA gene encoding translation initiation factor IF-1, which produces MAKQALIKQDGIIVEALSNAMFKVKLQNDHEILATISGKMRMHYIRILPGDKVGVEMSPYDLTRGRIIFRYK; this is translated from the coding sequence ATGGCAAAACAAGCACTCATTAAACAGGATGGCATTATTGTAGAAGCACTTTCGAACGCCATGTTCAAAGTTAAGCTTCAGAACGACCATGAAATATTGGCAACCATTTCCGGCAAAATGAGGATGCACTATATCCGGATTCTGCCTGGTGATAAGGTAGGTGTAGAGATGAGTCCATACGACTTAACAAGGGGTAGGATTATTTTCAGATATAAATAA
- the rpsK gene encoding 30S ribosomal protein S11 encodes MAKAQNSAKAAAKKRVVKVDAYGDAHITASFNNIIISLTNKQGQVISWSSAGKMGFKGSKKNTPYAAQMASSDAAKTALDAGLKRVDVYVKGPGSGRESAIRALAQSGIEVVMIKDVTPLPHNGCRPPKKRRV; translated from the coding sequence ATGGCAAAAGCACAAAACAGCGCGAAAGCAGCTGCCAAGAAGAGAGTAGTAAAAGTTGACGCATACGGTGATGCCCACATCACAGCGAGTTTCAACAACATCATCATCAGCTTGACCAACAAGCAGGGTCAGGTTATTTCATGGTCCTCTGCCGGTAAGATGGGTTTCAAGGGTTCTAAGAAGAACACTCCCTATGCCGCCCAGATGGCTTCATCTGACGCCGCTAAAACAGCCCTGGATGCAGGTTTGAAGCGCGTAGATGTTTATGTTAAAGGTCCTGGTTCTGGTCGTGAGAGCGCTATCCGCGCCCTGGCACAGTCCGGTATCGAAGTGGTGATGATCAAAGACGTTACCCCGTTGCCCCACAACGGTTGCCGTCCTCCGAAAAAGCGCCGCGTTTAA
- the rplQ gene encoding 50S ribosomal protein L17 gives MRHGDKINNLGRKKAHREALLANLAINLIEHKRIVTTLAKAKALRTYVEPLITKAKNNDTHNRRVVFSYLQNKEAVAELFSTVAEKVAGRPGGYTRIIKLGARVGDNAETAMIELVDFNEIYGKAAAAKAEPAKKTRRGGKKAATKAEAETNVEATPEAPAAEAAEKAAE, from the coding sequence ATGCGTCACGGAGACAAAATCAACAACCTGGGCCGTAAGAAAGCCCACCGCGAAGCCCTCTTGGCTAACCTGGCTATCAACCTGATCGAGCACAAGCGTATCGTTACCACCCTGGCTAAGGCCAAGGCCCTGCGTACCTACGTTGAGCCGCTGATCACGAAGGCCAAGAACAATGATACCCACAACCGTCGTGTGGTGTTCAGCTACCTGCAAAACAAGGAAGCTGTTGCTGAATTGTTCAGCACAGTTGCTGAGAAAGTAGCTGGCCGTCCTGGTGGTTACACCCGTATCATCAAGTTGGGTGCCCGCGTAGGTGACAACGCCGAAACAGCCATGATTGAACTGGTTGATTTCAACGAAATTTATGGTAAAGCAGCTGCTGCCAAGGCTGAGCCCGCCAAGAAGACCCGTCGTGGTGGTAAGAAGGCCGCTACTAAGGCTGAAGCTGAAACCAACGTTGAAGCAACCCCTGAAGCTCCTGCTGCTGAAGCAGCTGAAAAGGCAGCCGAATAA
- a CDS encoding tetratricopeptide repeat protein, producing the protein MKFLFRIVVAGLIGFSIACGNDEKSAQASTDAENILSQPPYAIITDSIASNSKDASLYYRRAELLTQNGIYDLATADIEKAWTIQPTEEIAEARVSLLFLMGQGEKAVQILEQLVKQYPANTNFKRRLGEALVQSGKNIEALASFDKMIAADSLDFEAWYEKGLLQLQSGDTSAAISSLERSLKIQPLQLTSLSLANVYAEKKNPRAIELCDQVIARDSAGELIDPHFIKGVYYSNTKNFTKALEAFDQVIRIDWKFEQSYIEKGIIYFDQKNLDEALKQFKLASTVSNTFPDAYYWQGRCYEQLGKKEEALNNYARAYALDKDFKEAVEAAARLKGK; encoded by the coding sequence ATGAAATTCCTTTTCCGCATAGTGGTTGCCGGACTAATCGGCTTTTCAATCGCCTGTGGCAACGATGAAAAATCGGCCCAGGCCAGCACCGATGCCGAAAACATCCTTTCCCAACCACCCTATGCCATTATCACCGATTCTATTGCCTCCAATTCAAAGGATGCCAGCTTATATTACCGTAGGGCTGAATTACTGACGCAGAACGGCATTTACGACCTTGCCACTGCAGATATCGAAAAGGCCTGGACCATCCAGCCCACTGAAGAAATTGCCGAGGCCAGGGTAAGCCTGCTTTTCCTGATGGGTCAAGGAGAGAAAGCCGTTCAAATACTGGAACAATTGGTTAAGCAATACCCGGCCAACACCAATTTTAAAAGAAGGCTGGGCGAAGCATTGGTACAAAGCGGGAAGAACATCGAAGCTTTAGCGTCCTTCGATAAAATGATCGCTGCTGACTCCCTAGACTTCGAAGCCTGGTATGAAAAGGGATTGCTGCAACTGCAGTCCGGCGACACATCCGCAGCCATTTCCAGCCTGGAGCGATCCCTGAAGATCCAACCCCTTCAACTTACCTCCCTCTCCCTCGCTAACGTATATGCAGAAAAAAAGAACCCGAGGGCCATTGAACTCTGCGACCAGGTAATAGCGCGCGACTCAGCCGGCGAATTGATCGATCCCCATTTTATCAAGGGGGTATACTATTCCAATACAAAGAACTTTACCAAGGCGCTGGAAGCTTTTGACCAGGTGATCAGGATCGACTGGAAATTCGAACAATCCTATATAGAGAAAGGAATCATATATTTTGACCAGAAGAACCTTGACGAAGCGCTGAAACAGTTCAAACTGGCATCCACTGTCTCCAATACATTCCCGGACGCCTATTATTGGCAGGGAAGGTGCTATGAACAGTTAGGAAAGAAAGAGGAAGCCTTGAACAATTATGCCAGGGCCTATGCACTGGACAAGGACTTCAAGGAAGCAGTAGAAGCAGCAGCAAGATTGAAAGGAAAATAA
- a CDS encoding metallophosphoesterase family protein, whose translation MTKIGLLSDTHGWLDEQIIQHFSQCQEIWHAGDFGSIAIAQQLEAATGIKIRGVYGNIDGYDVRSFYPEENLFTVEGIKVYIKHIGGYPGRYAPGVKQKIREEKPQLFISGHSHILKVQFDPELNCLHMNPGAAGKQGWHKVRTIIRFVIDGPNMKDCEVIELGKRG comes from the coding sequence ATGACAAAGATCGGCCTGCTCTCCGACACTCATGGCTGGCTGGATGAGCAAATCATCCAACACTTTTCCCAATGCCAGGAGATATGGCATGCCGGAGATTTTGGCTCCATCGCCATCGCCCAGCAGCTGGAAGCCGCAACTGGCATCAAGATACGTGGGGTCTACGGGAATATAGATGGCTATGATGTCAGAAGTTTTTACCCGGAGGAAAACCTGTTCACTGTAGAAGGCATAAAGGTCTATATCAAGCATATTGGCGGCTACCCCGGCAGGTATGCCCCCGGGGTGAAGCAAAAGATCAGGGAGGAAAAGCCCCAACTATTCATTTCTGGCCACTCCCATATCCTTAAGGTACAATTCGACCCTGAACTCAATTGCCTTCACATGAACCCTGGCGCTGCGGGTAAGCAGGGCTGGCACAAGGTTAGAACCATCATCCGCTTCGTGATCGACGGCCCAAACATGAAGGACTGTGAAGTGATAGAACTTGGCAAAAGGGGCTAA
- the rpsM gene encoding 30S ribosomal protein S13: MARIAGVDLPKNKRGEIGLTYIYGIGRSTAQYILEKANISFDKKVHQWNDDELAAIRNIINDELKVEGQLRSEVQMSIKRLLDIACYRGLRHRKGLPVRGQRTKTNSRTRKGKRKTVAGKKKAPKK; the protein is encoded by the coding sequence ATGGCTCGTATTGCCGGTGTTGACTTACCAAAAAACAAAAGGGGCGAAATTGGCCTTACCTACATTTACGGTATCGGTCGCTCTACAGCGCAGTACATTCTGGAAAAAGCTAATATTAGCTTTGACAAGAAGGTACACCAGTGGAATGACGATGAACTGGCCGCTATCCGTAACATCATCAACGATGAACTGAAGGTAGAAGGACAATTGCGTTCTGAGGTACAGATGAGCATCAAGCGCCTGCTTGATATCGCCTGTTACCGTGGTCTTCGCCACCGTAAAGGGTTGCCTGTTCGTGGTCAGCGTACCAAGACCAACAGCCGCACCCGTAAAGGTAAGCGTAAGACAGTTGCTGGTAAGAAAAAGGCTCCTAAGAAGTAA
- the carA gene encoding glutamine-hydrolyzing carbamoyl-phosphate synthase small subunit codes for MSNRSQQQAILVLEDGSVYYGKSFGAQGTTTGELCFNTGMTGYQEVFTDPSYYGQVIIMNNVHIGNYGVKDEDVESNSVKIRGLIGRNLEEQYSRRLAKGSLDEYLKANNVVAIEDIDTRSLVAKVRVEGAMNCIISSEITDVEELKRMVMEVPSMGGLELASKVTTDVPYEMGDPNSPIRIAVLDFGVKQHILHCMVDRGAYVRVHPAKTPLEELKKFNPDGYFISNGPGDPAPMDYAIQTVKDILAENKPLFGICLGHQLLALANGIPTFKMHHGHRGLNHPVKNIITGRCEITTQNHGFGVDPEAVKHADHIEITHVNLNDQSIEGIRVKGKQAFSVQYHPESTPGPHDSRYLFDDFIAMIKASKN; via the coding sequence ATGTCGAACAGATCACAACAACAAGCTATCCTGGTTCTGGAGGATGGTTCGGTTTACTATGGCAAGTCATTTGGTGCACAGGGTACCACTACCGGGGAATTGTGCTTTAATACCGGAATGACCGGCTACCAGGAAGTGTTTACCGATCCCAGCTATTACGGACAGGTGATCATTATGAACAATGTTCATATTGGTAACTATGGCGTTAAGGATGAGGATGTTGAGTCCAACAGTGTAAAGATCCGTGGTCTGATCGGCCGTAACCTGGAAGAACAGTACAGCCGCCGCCTAGCAAAAGGCTCGCTGGATGAGTACCTGAAGGCCAACAATGTCGTAGCCATCGAGGATATCGATACCCGGTCACTGGTTGCCAAAGTTCGCGTTGAAGGGGCCATGAACTGTATCATTTCTTCCGAGATCACTGATGTGGAAGAGCTGAAACGCATGGTAATGGAAGTGCCTTCCATGGGCGGACTGGAATTGGCCAGCAAGGTGACTACCGATGTGCCCTATGAAATGGGTGACCCCAATTCCCCGATCAGGATCGCCGTGCTGGATTTCGGTGTGAAGCAGCATATCCTGCATTGCATGGTGGATCGCGGCGCCTATGTTCGCGTTCATCCAGCCAAAACACCCCTTGAAGAACTGAAGAAGTTCAATCCCGATGGATATTTCATTTCCAATGGTCCCGGTGACCCGGCTCCCATGGATTATGCCATCCAAACCGTAAAGGATATCCTGGCCGAAAATAAGCCACTTTTCGGCATCTGCCTGGGACACCAGTTACTGGCCCTGGCCAATGGCATCCCCACCTTTAAAATGCACCATGGCCACCGCGGATTGAACCACCCGGTTAAGAATATCATCACCGGAAGGTGCGAGATCACCACCCAGAACCACGGGTTCGGGGTAGACCCGGAAGCGGTTAAGCATGCCGATCATATTGAGATCACCCATGTGAACCTTAACGACCAGTCCATCGAAGGGATCAGGGTCAAGGGTAAACAAGCTTTCTCCGTGCAATACCACCCGGAAAGCACTCCCGGACCGCATGACAGTCGTTACCTCTTCGATGATTTCATTGCCATGATCAAGGCTTCAAAAAACTAA
- a CDS encoding homogentisate 1,2-dioxygenase: MPHYHKLGVIPHKRHTQFRKADGSLYSEQLFSTEGFSNDYSLLYHFHPPTNIIGVDDPVNVAPLVAEEKMLRHRCFEGFHVKPEPDFLASRKPVLVNSDCHIVLAAPQQSMTGYFYKNADADEMIFVHEGSGKLKTMYGNLDFSYGDYLVIPRGTIYQIEFAAGNNRLFIVESFSPIRYPKRYMSKYGQLLEHSPFCERDIRAPHELLSFDQKGDFLIKTKKKGMMYGLHYGHHPFDVVGWDGCCYPFAFSIHDFEPITGRVHQPPPVHQTFEAHNFVVCSFVPRLYDYHPEAIPAPYNHSNIDSDEVLYYVDGDFMSRKNVTRGMITLHPAGIPHGPHPGAVEKSIGKKDTAELAVMVDTFHPLQLTVDALSIENKDYTMSWAE; encoded by the coding sequence ATGCCACACTATCATAAACTGGGTGTGATCCCACACAAGCGCCATACGCAATTCCGCAAGGCAGATGGCTCCCTGTATTCCGAGCAATTGTTCTCAACCGAAGGTTTCTCGAACGATTATTCCCTCCTTTACCATTTCCATCCGCCTACTAATATTATAGGGGTAGATGACCCTGTGAACGTTGCCCCTTTGGTGGCTGAGGAGAAAATGCTCAGGCACCGCTGCTTTGAAGGATTCCATGTTAAACCAGAGCCTGACTTCCTCGCCAGCAGGAAACCGGTTTTGGTCAACAGCGATTGCCATATTGTACTGGCCGCCCCCCAACAAAGTATGACCGGGTATTTTTATAAGAATGCGGATGCTGACGAAATGATTTTCGTACATGAAGGTTCCGGTAAACTCAAGACCATGTACGGTAATCTTGATTTTTCCTATGGCGACTACCTGGTGATTCCGAGGGGGACCATTTACCAGATCGAATTCGCTGCCGGGAATAATCGCCTTTTTATTGTTGAATCGTTTAGTCCTATCCGCTATCCTAAACGTTACATGAGCAAATATGGTCAATTATTGGAGCATTCCCCATTCTGCGAGCGCGATATCCGGGCGCCACATGAATTGCTGAGCTTTGATCAAAAAGGCGATTTCCTGATTAAAACCAAGAAGAAAGGGATGATGTATGGGTTGCATTATGGGCACCATCCTTTCGATGTGGTAGGATGGGACGGATGCTGTTACCCCTTTGCCTTCAGTATCCATGATTTTGAACCTATCACCGGCAGGGTTCACCAGCCACCGCCGGTTCACCAGACCTTCGAAGCCCACAATTTTGTTGTTTGTTCTTTTGTGCCCCGTTTGTATGACTACCATCCGGAAGCCATTCCTGCACCGTATAACCACAGCAATATTGATAGCGATGAAGTGCTGTATTACGTTGACGGTGATTTCATGAGCCGCAAGAATGTAACCCGCGGAATGATCACTTTGCATCCTGCAGGCATACCACATGGCCCACACCCGGGCGCGGTTGAAAAATCCATCGGTAAGAAGGATACTGCAGAACTGGCCGTCATGGTAGACACCTTTCACCCCCTGCAACTTACTGTAGATGCACTTTCCATTGAAAACAAGGACTATACCATGTCTTGGGCAGAATAA
- the rpsD gene encoding 30S ribosomal protein S4 gives MARYTGPKTKISRIFGEPILGNGKWLNKNSNPPGQHGAARKRKSLGEYALQLREKQKAKYTYGVLERQFRKTFEEAARRKGVTGENLIKLLEARLDNTVFRLGIAASRPAARQLVSHKHIMVNGEVVNIPSFQLQPGDIITFKPASSEKSGLTSQVRGKNQKFSWLDWNESEMKGTFIAYPERESVPENIKEQLIVELYSK, from the coding sequence ATGGCACGTTACACTGGTCCAAAGACCAAAATTTCCCGCATCTTCGGTGAGCCCATCCTGGGTAACGGTAAGTGGTTGAACAAGAACAGCAACCCTCCCGGTCAGCATGGTGCCGCCCGCAAGCGTAAGAGCCTGGGTGAATACGCCCTTCAGCTCCGCGAAAAGCAAAAAGCCAAGTATACCTATGGTGTACTCGAGCGCCAGTTCCGTAAGACTTTCGAAGAGGCTGCCCGTCGTAAGGGTGTTACAGGTGAAAACCTGATCAAACTCCTGGAAGCCCGTCTGGATAACACTGTTTTCCGTCTTGGTATCGCTGCTTCTCGTCCTGCTGCCCGTCAGCTGGTGAGCCATAAGCATATCATGGTGAACGGTGAAGTAGTGAACATTCCTTCTTTCCAACTGCAGCCTGGTGATATCATCACCTTCAAGCCTGCTTCTTCCGAGAAGAGCGGTTTGACCAGCCAGGTACGTGGTAAGAACCAGAAGTTCAGCTGGCTGGATTGGAACGAAAGCGAGATGAAAGGTACTTTTATTGCTTATCCTGAGCGTGAAAGCGTTCCTGAGAACATCAAGGAGCAACTGATCGTTGAATTGTACTCTAAGTAA
- the ykgO gene encoding type B 50S ribosomal protein L36 — translation MKVRASIKKRSADCKIVRRKGKLYVINKKNPRYKQRQG, via the coding sequence ATGAAAGTTCGTGCATCCATCAAGAAGCGCAGTGCTGATTGTAAGATCGTGAGAAGAAAGGGTAAGCTGTACGTGATCAACAAGAAAAACCCACGTTACAAGCAAAGACAAGGGTAA
- a CDS encoding NUDIX hydrolase, which translates to MMKTIHTAGLVVVNNSRLLLAFSAKKRAWYLPGGKVDEGETVAEALVREIREELSVALSPEQLEYFTHISAPAFGEPDMIMMEQDCFFCNEPIQPVASNEILDLRYFSRKDYALEEHQVPGVLMAFDELEKRGLI; encoded by the coding sequence ATGATGAAAACGATTCATACAGCCGGACTTGTGGTAGTGAACAATAGCAGGTTATTATTGGCCTTTTCTGCTAAAAAGAGGGCCTGGTACCTTCCCGGAGGCAAGGTTGATGAGGGCGAGACTGTGGCCGAAGCTTTGGTCCGGGAAATCCGGGAAGAACTTTCGGTAGCCCTTTCCCCGGAACAGCTCGAATACTTTACCCATATCAGCGCACCCGCATTTGGCGAGCCTGATATGATCATGATGGAGCAGGATTGCTTCTTCTGCAATGAACCAATCCAGCCCGTTGCCAGCAACGAGATCCTGGACCTTAGGTACTTCTCCCGAAAGGATTATGCCCTGGAGGAACACCAGGTGCCGGGTGTTTTAATGGCTTTTGACGAACTTGAAAAACGGGGATTGATATGA